The segment TCACAGTGACTGGATCTACTTATGCCCCTGAAGGGGAAGTGTGAGTGTCTTTAACATTCAACTCTTAACCCATAACCCCTGACAGCTAATGGATTATGCATGGATATGGATTATTACACGTATAACCTTTAAATTGATCTATCTTTCTTTTGAtttttcctccatctttccccctgtctctgtctccagcTACAAGGACGGCTCAGTGGTGAAGTGCAGTCAGTATGAAGGCCTGGTGGAGATGGCCTCCATCTGCGCACTGTGCAATGACTCATCACTGGACTACAACGAGGTATGAAATGCAAACATGGCAGCAGCAGTGGCTCAGACCATGTTAGATGACCGTATATGGATTTGGAACTATTTACAACTGGAATCTGATTCTGAATCATGTTTTAACCTCtgttccttgtgtgtgtgtgtgtgtgtttcaggcaaAGGGTGTGTATGAGAAGGTCGGGGAAGCAACAGAGACTGCCCTCTGCTGTCTGGTGGAGAAAATGAATGTCTTTGACACCGACCTGAGAGGACTGAGTCCACCTGAGAGAGCTACAGCATGCTGCTCTGTAAGTGCCTgtatgcgtgtgcgtgtgtatgagagagaggcTTCTGTAAGAAAGTGCTGATGTGTATGATTAAGTGACCCTCTTTCCTCTGCATTCATTATGCAGGACTTAGCTGAAACATTTCCatgctttttcttctctccttgcCTATGAGACCATTAAGCTGTTTGAATGAGTATTGACACATGAAAActagtttctgtttttatctatgTATGTCCTGCCATTGAAGCTCACTGAACTGTACTAAAGATTAATCGTATActatatttgtctttttgttggtTGTCTTCAGGTGATTAAGCAACTGATGAGGAAGGAGCTGACACTGGAGTTCTCCAGAGACAGGAAGTCCATGTCTGTCTTCTGTTCATCAAATAAACTCACCAGGTCTGCGTCTGGTGCCAAGATGTTTGTCAAGGTCAGTTATGCGCCACTTGCTTTGAGACATTTGTTAATCCAGAGGCTATTTAATGAGAGTCATGACTTCTTCCTCCCTTCGGTGTCTAATCTTTCCCCTGTGTCTCTTCAGGGAGCTCCAGAGAGTGTGCTGGAGCGCTGTAATTATATCCGGGTCAGTGGTTCTGTTCGTGTGCCTTTGAGCTCAGCAGCTCGAGAACAGCTCCTGTCCACCGTGCGGGAGTGGGGCTCGGGACGAGACACGCTCAGGTGCCTTGCCATGGCAACCAGGGACTCGCCACCTGACATCCACTGCCTCAACCTGGAGAACTCAGCTGCCTTTGCTGATTATGAGGTGATGATTCAGTGTTTACCGCTGGCTCTAGATAATCAAGCTACTTGTGCAGAATGTTGAACAAAGTAAAGAATGTgccatcactctctctcctccctctccccagTCGGACCTGACCTTTGTGGGCTGTGTGGGCATGTTGGACCCCCCCAGGAAAGAGGTGCTCGGTGCAGTGCGAATGTGTCGGCAGGCTGGAATACGAGTCATCATGATCACAGGTaagcttgcacacacacacaactacacacacaccaaaatgCCCAtgtgtgcacaaacacatgttTTCCTGTAAAATATATGTCCTCCTATACAGATACCaaatatttatcaattaatGATAATACAACAAGAGAGACTCTTATATGATTTTCATCCAGTGTAGTGATGTAACATTAGTATCAAGCTCAGCTCCTCCTCACTATCTCCAACAAATTCTACTAGAAATCTGGCTGTCCTGATAGATGACCAACTTTCACTGAGCAAGTTGCATCTGTCACTCAGTTATGTCGCTTTGcactataaaacatcagaaagatCAGGTCTCATCTGACTGAGTATGCCGCTGAATTCCTCGTACAGGCAGTGGTCATCTCTTGCTTTGACTACAATAACACACTTCTGGCAGCGCTGCCAGCATGCACAGTAAAACCTCTGCAAATggtccaaaatgcagcagcatGTCTGGTGTGTAACCAGACAAAAACAGCTCATGCCTCTTCACTTTCACGACTCTCCTCATCGCTGTCCACATCAGGTTCAAGTCACTAATATTTGCCTGCAGAGCAGCGCTTTCATTTAAGGATGTCCCGTTTTCACGGGGACAGTAAAAATAGCAGGATAAGAGTGGCatttcttgattaaaagctctgttttcactgtctaaTTATCTCTTTTTGGcgcacttttctctgactcgtgTCACGCCTCATCTCTGACATGCTGGAGTCAGTTGGCAGGCCCCTGAAACTCCGCCCTGCACAGAGCGGAGCGGCTCGCTGACTACtagtttattcaaagtttattaatattcaaTGCATCACGTGTCcaattgcaccaaattcaacactgtACTCCTTTGGGTGTGcatacagagattccttcctttagtagacaGATGGTTGTTAAGTCTGGGACAGTTGAAAGTAGATTTCGGGACGGTTGTGGGACACTTGAGACACTTGTTTGAGCTCTGCTACAGAGTGGCCAATAGTACAGCACCCACCTACCTGAACTTGCTCATTTAGATTTATGCAGCTTCTTGGTGACCACGATCTGCAAATGAACAACAACTAGTCACTGTGAGGCAGGAAATGTCATTCAAAACTCTTCTCCTTTATGATCTTTCTAGTCTTTCTTTATGCTCTTTCTCTATCTCAAGATCCTTctcaggctctctctctctctctctcatttaaaaagatgtttcAGTGGCTGTGATTTCATGTACAATCCAAGCAATGACATAGCAACTCTTCATACTTCATTCACCTCTCCAGGTGATAACAAGGGCACAGCCCTGTCTATCTGCCGGCGAGTGGGCATCATTacagagcaggaagaggagcaggagggtGCAGGGGCAAATGGGGGCCTGACGGGGCGGGAGTTTGACGAGTTGCCCCCTCACCTGCAACGTCAGGCCTGCCAGACAGCACGCTGCTTCGCCCGGGTAGAACCGGCACACAAGAGCCGCATAGTGGAGTACCTGCAGAGCCTGAGTGACATCACTGCCATGGTGAGTGCACTGCCTCACAGACATGCTGGTATGCAATATGACATGACATGATATCACTCTATTTTTTTGCATACATGCAtgcttttcatcatatttatggCCTTGCACCCCTCTCTCATGGCTTCAGACAGGTGACGGGGTGAATGATGCTCCGGCGTTGAAGAAAGCAGAGATCGGCATCGCTATGGGCAGTGGCACAGCGGTGGCCAAGTCGGCCTCTGAGATGATCCTTGCTGACGACAACTTCTCCACCATCGTGGCTGCTGTGGAGGAGGGCAGAGCCATTTACAACAACATGAAACAGTTCATCAGATACCTGATATCATCCAACATAGGAGAGGTGGTCTGGTTAGTAAAAAAATGGAAGCTGATACAAGTAGATGCTGAAAATTGAGCCAAAAGCTTTGAGAGAGCCAAGTGGAGTATAGACTTTAGACAACAGTTGATTCTAAGATTAAAAGAGATATTTAGCTCATGTCTCATTTAGGCTGCTCACTGTTTCCTCTTCTCCCGTATGTTCTTTCCTCCTCAGTATTTTTCTGACTGCTGCACTGGGCATGCCAGAAGCGCTGATCCCAGTCCAGCTGCTGTGGGTCAACTTAGTCACCGATGGTTTCCCAGCAACCGCGCTGGGCTTCAACCCTCCTGACCTAGACATCATGTCCCGCCCTCCCCGCTCCCCCAAAGAGCCTCTTATCTCCAGCTGGTTGTTCTGTCGCTACCTCATCGTCGGATGTGAGTGAAATCATGATCGTTACTACTACCAAGCACATAAAAAGCTCCACATTATTTACAGGtgtttttttactgcaaatttGTCTGAAAAAGTGGGGTTGTCTTATATTCAGGGTCTagacttttaaatgtcaatatacattcacaacaacagatggcgccaaaaatctgtaaaatgaGTGCTCCACTCCTGACTGAGGCGAGCCACCATCCCTCACAACTAGCCTACAGTGCCGGGGGCctgaaagatggagagacacaGTGAACATCTCAAATAAAGTGGCTCAAAAGTAGGCCAAGTTTACCAACAACTGAGTAACAGTAATGTAACGAGTGTTGTCATTAACTCGACTACTTCACTGTCTTTCCTCTGCTCTACTGGGCGGTTCCGTGTATGTGTAGAGGGGCAGTCCCGCCCAtggtgaaacagaggagaggagagaaactcagCGCAACCATAACTGACAGCAAAGCTCAGTAGAGAgcatcacactgtgctgaaatgaaacgagtgcacataaattaggtaaatacaagtaaaaaacaaataagagtaatttaatcCAAGTTGTAAGACTTTTTCCAAAAATGAGTCTCGAAAAAGGAGGGGTCGTTTTATAATCAGGGTCGTCTTATATTCAGATCAGTACGGTATTTATTACCAGAGCATCTTACAAGATGTTCTGTTCTTTAGACTATAAATTCTTACAGAACCTGTATTCTGCAGGTTATGTGGGAGCAGCCACTGTCGGAGCTGCTGCCTGGTGGTTCATGGCAGCCCATGACGGACCGAAACTCTCCTTCTATCAACTGGTAAGCACACATCTCACCATCACTACACCTGTTTATCCTACTATCTGTCTCTTATGCTTTGTgtacctacagtatatataggTGTTTAATGGTACTAGCTCAAACACAGTGAGCAGCTGAAACCCTCTTGTGGCTGTAAACATGGTATTATTACACTACACAGGCAAAAATGTTACAGCTTCATTTGTACTTAAAACTATCAAACAGCTAAttgacaaactgaaaaactgcAGGTTATAGATGCATTATAGGTCAGACCTAGTGACGCTAgtaacagctgttctgtattaaCAATGTTGATACAATCCTTTAGTTTTCAGGTaatgaggaaggagaagaaTAGTTTTCAAATATAATCAAATGgatcaattaaaataaaaacataacagagtAAAAATGGACACAGTGCAAAGGgctttgaaaatatatatgtatatgaaatTATCACTGACGGTTCCCATCTGCTCCATTGAGTGTTTTAGTGTctcgttgttttggttttacttaaACATTTTGGTTCTGTCCCATCACTCTCATCAGCATcgtctccagcagcagcaggcagctgtttgcagTGATAAAGTTCTTATACATTCCCACTGCGTACTACGTGCTCAGcaccagacagacaaagttaacgACCAGCTGATGGACATGGtgaaacatttagcagctaaagagctagATATCTTTCATCAAAAGTTGGTGGAatccaaaacagagctaaaaggagagtgaatattggacttacatccatcaggtggccagaaacaagACTTcgaatgaatgttaatgttgctccatgtctgtcagatgtgtaaataagtCAGTGTTTGCTAATATGTTCatcataacaactttataaagtgatgatatgtcaatgttgtgatTACAGTTttttccactgcccccaagaGGGTAGAAAAAATCTATTACTGCATATATTGTCTGATAATATTGGGCATGTCAATGTATTGGTCAGCCTCTGGTAAAGGGATGTGCACTTGCAGGATAATAACTAAGATGGGAAGTGAGACAGGTAAGTAGGATGGTGGCAGGAATGTTATGTACACATTTGTGTTCTCCACAGTCCCACTACCTGCAGTGCAGTGAAGGCCACATGGAGTTTGCTGGTGTGCAGTGTTCAGTCTTTGAGTCTCCGTATCCTATGACCATGGCCCTGTCTGTATTGGTTACCATAGAGATGTGCAACGCCTTGAACAGGtaagaacaaaacaaactcatCCACACACTAAACTACACATCCCACATTTGATACGAAAGGACCCTACCAGTACTGCAGTGAGATAAGCTGCAGTGTTATTCAGTATTTGATCAGAGTGGAATGATTTTGTGTAAAACCAAGTGGCTGTGGATAGAAATGAAGTTGTTCTGACCTGTTAAATTGACTTTTCCTGTGCTGCCCAGTCTGTCAGAGAACCAGTCCCTGCTGAAAATGCCTCCCTGGTCCAACCCCTGGCTGGTGGGGGCCATCTGTCTGTCCATGGCTCTACACTTCCTCATTCTATATGTTGACCCACTGCCAGTAAGTACGCATGCATGCATGTTCTGAATGTGTCTAAAAGGTTCTAAAAGGTTTACTGAAAAGGCCAGTACTGATTCAATCATTTTTATGCTAGAAAATTCCAAGTATTCTACATTTAGACATTTATTACCCAggatacaaatactggacagagagagacactccATGTATCCAAGGGTTAAGTAACCCTCATTCCTCTGCTCGTTTCTTCAGATGATATTCCAGATACGCCCTCTGTCGTGGCCTCAGTGGGTGGTAGTGTTGAagatgtcacttcctgtcatcCTGATGGACGAGGCCCTCAAGTTCCTAGCACGCAACTACATTGAACCAGGAAGCCAGTTCCAGGTCAGAGGACATGATCTTGATGCGTTCACTCCATGCCTCTGTTAATGTGTATCAGGGTTATTTGTATGTCAATGTGAACAATGTCTAACCATTTTCCTTTGTTCAAATCCATTTCTCAAAAAGAcattggaagaggaagaggagctgcagaggatGAGCGCCAACACAGGACTCATCAGCGCCATTACAACAAGGCTTCGTCATTCCGTGAAGGGCGTGTCCTGGTCATTTGTTCTAATCTCTGCACCGTTAGTGATCTGGATCTTCAGCCTGGACTCAGACATCACCAACATCTTCTGGTAGTgtcaggagaaagagaggatggGTGGACTGTGGGGGGAGACAGTGAAAGACAGGAGACTGAAAGAAGGAAGTCTGTGAGAAAGAATGACtattcaaaagaaaaatgcagaagaTGGGGGGATGGAATGTGTTAGGGTGAGATGAGGTAGAGAAACAAGAAGCACGCAAGGAAAGCAAAACATGCTGACACACGAGAATGTAAGGGATAAAGAGTGAAATATTTAGCCTATAGACaatcagaaaaacaagaaagaaagtgaaaggCAGTTTAAGACCATCACTTCCTCAAAACTAAAAGGTGCTTTGTGTAGCTAATTGTCTCTCtcacattttatgtaaatatatttgtacCTGCACACCCTTTTTGTCTCTATGGCTTCTGGTCTATTTGTCAGAATTGCATATATCGCTGACAATATACTTCCAAAACTAATGACCATAGCATGCCAACCTGCTAAAACTATAATACTAAAGGTTAGCTGATAAACTTTAGCAGGTTAGCAAGCTAACTTCAAaatgcttgtgttttttaaaaaacaaaaagcagaataaaatcCAGTTAAAACTGTGCAGTTAATATTGTTACTGGAATAAAgtttcactttacttttacaaaacaaaacattcagcaTTTAGTCTTCCCTCCAAATTTGACCCAGTGacacacaatgtaaaaacagtctagatacagtatgtggtttTTTGGCTTGTCACAGGTTGCATTTATCTTAGACTAATATTCCTTTCTTTATAGTGACCAGGACTGTGTTGCACCAGCTTTTCATCAATTCTTCactaagtttgtgtgtaaagtccTTCCTAAATTCTTAGTAAGTGGCTTCAAACTAGTGAGTTACTAAATTCAGTTGTACAATTAAAACCTAAGAGGTATCTGGTCAAGACTTCATTAATGTGTAATTGGATGCAGGGAAACATCTGTCGTGCTCTCAGATCAAATGCAATCAACAGAAGGTAATTGTCACACAACATAGCCTGTGAAAATTTCAGTTCAAGGAGGAAAAGCAATATGAGCTAGCTTGACAGTCTTTTGTAAATGTTGGAATTTAGGTATGCATGGTGACTTTTCTTTTGtcatacatgaatacatttagaaaTCTGTGTTTCACAGATAGTAGTATTCATGGAGTTTAGAGTGAGAGGGGAATTTCAGATTACGCTAACCTAAACAGCATTATTTGGTTATTAGCATAACATTTTGTAAAGGTgtatagtgggttttttttgtttttttgtgtatgaaatTTAATTTAGTCTTTCCAGTTTAACCAATtataaactgcatttttttaagTGTCAGGTCAGATATGTCAACTGTATTCCATTTTAGCTCTTTTACTCTTCACTCTAAGCTTGTAATGTcttagcaagctaacgttagttcGGTCAGTTAGCTAGTTTGGTTACCTAAGCAACAGTTACACCTGTCAGTTAAGAACTAATTTATACGAAAGTATAaaactagtttgtgtggtgcaGTCTGTTTTAATTTAGTGGTGTTTAAATCTCTTTGAGAAAACTTACATTATAATGAGGCTAAGTTTGAATTTACAAAGGGCTGGTGGAACTGATCACtgacaaagtaaaaaaaataaccagTACTTAAAGTGAGGGCAAAGTTTAGAGAAAAGTCCGATAAGTAATCCCCAGGTTAGGAACCACTGATGTAGATGTTTGCTGTTAATCCTAACAGCATGATGATGATATATTGATGGTGAAAATGCTACACATAGCACCTTTTAGATGAGAATTTCTGGTTGAAAAATTTTTGGATTAGgtagaagaaagagagaagctCCAAGTGGCccagaatcacacacacacacacacacatgcatacacacaccagCTTTACATCTGTACTGTAATTTCCCACCAATAATTGGTGGTCAGAAACAGGTGATGAGGCCAAACAACTAGATGTACAGTAGAGTCCCCCAACTGGCTGCTCTGACAGTCTTTATGCTGCAGTGCAGAAACATTCAGTCACATTACGTTAGAACTTCATTGTAGATAATGTACATGAGAGGAAAACAAGCATTTAACCTGTGAAGGAAGACTGTTAGCAGACCATTACAGAACATATGTCAATACACGTCACACATTTCTGACAAGTTAAAGAGTGGAAGTTCAGTCCTGGTCTGTACTGTAACTAGTTCATTCTGCAGAGACTCAGACATGTCCTGCAG is part of the Thunnus albacares chromosome 3, fThuAlb1.1, whole genome shotgun sequence genome and harbors:
- the si:dkey-28b4.8 gene encoding sarcoplasmic/endoplasmic reticulum calcium ATPase 2, translated to MCSAVFPREEKSNTGWWTDDLSGKQPVHLRRINVMDNAHTKTVEEVLGFFSVNESTGLSCEQLKKTRERWGPNELPAEEGKSLWELVLEQFEDLLVRILLLAACISFTLAWFEEGEGTITAFVEPFVILLILIANAIVGVWQERNAENAIEALKEYEPEMGKVYRQDKKSVQRVRARDIVPGDIVEVAVGDKVPADIRLTSIRSTTLRVDQSILTGESVSVLKHTDPVPDPRAVNQDKKNMLFSGTNIAAGRAIGVVVATGVQTEIGKIRDEMASTDPERTPLQQKLDQFGEQLSKVISVICVAVWAINVGHFNDPVHGGSWLRGAVYYFKIAVALAVAAIPEGLPAVITTCLALGTRRMARKNAIVRSLPSVETLGCTSVICSDKTGTLTTNQMSVCRLFVVDSVSGERCSLSEFTVTGSTYAPEGEVYKDGSVVKCSQYEGLVEMASICALCNDSSLDYNEAKGVYEKVGEATETALCCLVEKMNVFDTDLRGLSPPERATACCSVIKQLMRKELTLEFSRDRKSMSVFCSSNKLTRSASGAKMFVKGAPESVLERCNYIRVSGSVRVPLSSAAREQLLSTVREWGSGRDTLRCLAMATRDSPPDIHCLNLENSAAFADYESDLTFVGCVGMLDPPRKEVLGAVRMCRQAGIRVIMITGDNKGTALSICRRVGIITEQEEEQEGAGANGGLTGREFDELPPHLQRQACQTARCFARVEPAHKSRIVEYLQSLSDITAMTGDGVNDAPALKKAEIGIAMGSGTAVAKSASEMILADDNFSTIVAAVEEGRAIYNNMKQFIRYLISSNIGEVVCIFLTAALGMPEALIPVQLLWVNLVTDGFPATALGFNPPDLDIMSRPPRSPKEPLISSWLFCRYLIVGCYVGAATVGAAAWWFMAAHDGPKLSFYQLSHYLQCSEGHMEFAGVQCSVFESPYPMTMALSVLVTIEMCNALNSLSENQSLLKMPPWSNPWLVGAICLSMALHFLILYVDPLPMIFQIRPLSWPQWVVVLKMSLPVILMDEALKFLARNYIEPGSQFQTLEEEEELQRMSANTGLISAITTRLRHSVKGVSWSFVLISAPLVIWIFSLDSDITNIFW